The Epilithonimonas zeae genome contains the following window.
TGAGTTTTCATTTGCAAAAGTTTTGGTTTCCGGACTGAGAATGATAAGTCGTGTTTCGGAGATAGTTTCTGTTTGAGAAGGATTTGGTTTTTCTGGCGATTTGTATGAAACAACCTGCATTGGATTTTCGATAGAAATACCTTTTAGGATGCTCCAACCTTCGTCTATTCTTCCAAAGTCATTAAAGAAAAAAGTGGTGTCTTTATTTTTCTTATCAATAAGATAATCATCATAATCTGTGTAATGGCCATAGGTTTCGGTTTTCATCAATTCCGTAATGAAATCGCCATCGGTATCAAATCTCGCCTGACCTTTGATCTCACCATTTTTCAGATACAGAATAGAACCGCCGTTGGCTGTGAAAAGATGCTGAACTTGGTCTCTTGGATTTTCATTTATCGTTTTTGATTTAACAATAACTGAATCTTTTTTAATTGGCTGAACTTCTTGAATTTCTTGTTCCTTTTTACACGAAACTGCAATTGTCAATATCAGAAAGTATTTAAAATGTTTTATCATCGCATTTGGTTTAAGAAGCAATTTAGAATTAATTCGGTAAAATCCTCTTTTTATCTTTAAAATTTACTTCAAAAAATTTTGTAAATCACTTGTAAAATCAATTTAAATATTTGATTTTCATTTGATTAAAATATTACAAAAAATTTCAGATCCATTTACAAATCATTCTTTTCGTTTCAGGATAGCTTTACAACATAAAATTATCCCAATGAAAAAATTAATATTGACCGCCGTTATTTTGAGCACACTTACGATGTGTAAAAAAGCAGATTTACAAGAAGCTAATCATACAATTGCCAATGCAGATTCTTTAATGGATAAAGCCTCTGAAACAGTAAATAATCTGGATTCCAATGCCAATGCTGTTTTGGATTCAGTCAATCTGAAAGCTAGAGATTTGATTAAAAATAAAGAAGACATCGAAAAAGCTTTTGAGAATAGCAAAAATAAAATCGATTCTATTTCTGAGAATGTTGAGCAATTCAAAAAAGATATTGAAAATAAAAAAGTCACCACAACGATTAACTCTATCCAAGAGAAAATCAAAAAAGAAATTCCGAAACCAAAAACCGTCACCAAAGTTATCTACAAAGATAAACCTGTCAAAAAAGAACCGGTCGCACCAGTTAACGCAATGGTGAAAAATGGTTCTGTTGAACTGAATGTTGACAATATTTCTTTAGCAAAGCAATCGGTAAGAGATATTATCAGTAAATATGATGGAATTATCAACACAGAAAATCTGGTGAGTAATGATGAGTTTCAGACTTTGTATTTGACGACAAAAGTTCCTTATGATAAATTCGATTATTTGGTAGAAGATTTATCAATGTTGGGTAGTATTCACAACAAAAATTTAGAAGTCAAAGGTGATTCTTACAATCCTAATAAACTTTGCAGTCTGGACATTACTTTGTACGATAATCATTTCAAACCAAAAGAATCCGAGAATCAAAGTTTTGGAGAAAAATCTGCAGATGCAATTTCTTCCGGCTGGAAAGTAATTGGAGATATTTTACTGTTCCTTCTACCCTTTTGGCCGGTTTTTCTGATTGGTGGTATTGGATATTATTTATACAAAAAGAAATATGGTAACGGAAATCACAATCTACCAAACAAAGATTCTGGTGAGAACTCCTAAAATAAAAGACGCTTAAATTATAAGCGTCTTTTATTTTATTGAAAAATTTGATTCCTAGTTCATCAAGCTTTTGCTTAAGTTAAGCGCATCTTGGTTTGAGCCGTCATACTGCAAAGATTTTGCGATATATTGTTTTGCTTTTTCCTTATCTGTATCCTTTTCTTGGAAAGCGATGAAGAAATAAGCATAAGCTAAGTTTTGCTTCGCAGCATCCACTTCTTCTGGTTTAACCTTGGCGATATATTGCTCGTAAGCAGCTTTTGCACCAGCATTATTTTTAGCTGATTGATTGGCATAACCAATACTGTAATATGCTGGAGCCCAATCTGGAAGAATTGCTGTGATTTTATTCCAAGTTGCGATAGCAGATGTCCAATCGTTAGCATTTTGATAAGCTGTTGCTAATCCCACCAAAGCTTCTGTATCACTTGGATTTGTAACTATTTTCTGATTAAGAGTTTCTATCTCCGCATTAGTTGCCGGGCTATTTTGTGCACTAATCATTCCTACTGTCATTAATGAGAACCCTAATAATAGTCCTTTAATTTTCATATTCGTTTTCATAACCTTTTATTTTAAGTTGTAAAGTATATCGCAACTACAATTCCACAAATTGGAAAAGTTTTAAAATTTTAAAGTTTTTAATACTTTTTTAAGAAAATGAATTTATGATTTATGAAATTTTAAAATAATCTAATATAACTACTAAATAAAGTATATTTATGTAGTATTTAGGTATGATTATTGGTATGCTTTTCAACTATTATAAAAACTAGAATGAATTTTAGAACAATCAAAGACGTGATTCAGCTCCTAGAAAAATTTGATTCTGAAAACACAAGAGATAACTATTCTGATGATGTCGATGGATTCAGACACTGGATTTATGATAATGAGATCAGCAAAGTACAATCAGTTAATGATGAACCAATTTGGGAAGGTAAAGAAAACGGAAGAACTCCGGAAAGTGTTATCAGCACATTGTTGGTTCATCTTAACCGA
Protein-coding sequences here:
- a CDS encoding DUF4349 domain-containing protein; translation: MKKLILTAVILSTLTMCKKADLQEANHTIANADSLMDKASETVNNLDSNANAVLDSVNLKARDLIKNKEDIEKAFENSKNKIDSISENVEQFKKDIENKKVTTTINSIQEKIKKEIPKPKTVTKVIYKDKPVKKEPVAPVNAMVKNGSVELNVDNISLAKQSVRDIISKYDGIINTENLVSNDEFQTLYLTTKVPYDKFDYLVEDLSMLGSIHNKNLEVKGDSYNPNKLCSLDITLYDNHFKPKESENQSFGEKSADAISSGWKVIGDILLFLLPFWPVFLIGGIGYYLYKKKYGNGNHNLPNKDSGENS
- a CDS encoding tetratricopeptide repeat protein, whose product is MKTNMKIKGLLLGFSLMTVGMISAQNSPATNAEIETLNQKIVTNPSDTEALVGLATAYQNANDWTSAIATWNKITAILPDWAPAYYSIGYANQSAKNNAGAKAAYEQYIAKVKPEEVDAAKQNLAYAYFFIAFQEKDTDKEKAKQYIAKSLQYDGSNQDALNLSKSLMN